The Myxococcales bacterium genome includes the window GCATCGACGTGCCGGCCGCCCGCGCGCTGCTCGAAGTCGAGCACTCGGGCCTCGACAAGGTTAAAAAACGCATCCTCGAGTTCATCGCGGTGCGCAAGCTCAAGCCCGACAAGCAAGGCCCAATCTTGCTGCTCGCGGGCCCGCCTGGCGTCGGCAAGACCTCGCTTGGCCGCTCGATCGCCACGGCGCTGGGCCGCAAGTATGTGCGCATCTCGCTCGGCGGCGTGCGTGACGAAGCCGAAGTCCGCGGCCATCGCCGCACCTATATTGGCGCCCTGCCCGGCCGCATTGTCGCGGGCCTTAAAAAGGCTGGCTCGATGAATCCGGTGTTCGTGCTCGACGAAATCGACAAGATGTCGTCGGATATGCGCGGCGATCCATCGTCGGCCATGCTCGAAGTGCTCGACCCCGAGCAAAACGGCGAGTTCGTCGATCACTACGTCGAAGTGCCTGTCGACCTGTCGCGGGTGATGTTTTTGGCGACGGCGAACAATCTCGAATCCATTCCAGGGCCGCTGTTTGACCGCATGGAGCTGGTCGAACTCGCGGGCTACACGTCGCTCGAGAAACTCGCGATTGCCAAGAACCACCTAGTCGCCAAACAGATTGGCGAACATGGCTTAGACAACGGCCGGGTCGCATTTCCCGATGAGTCCTTGCTCGAAATTATTCACGGCTATACTCGCGAAGCCGGCGTGCGCAATCTCGAGCGCGAGCTTGCGAGCGTGTGCCGCTCGGCAGCCGTCGATATTGCAAGCGATAAAACGGACGCGGTAACCGTCGATCACGAACGCATTGAGCGCGCGCTTGGGCCGGTCAAGTACACCAAGGACAGCATTCTCTTGGCGCCCGAAGTTGGCCGCGTCATGGGCCTGGCGTGGACCCCAGTTGGCGGCGAAGTGCTGCCAATCGAGGCTCGCATCTACAAGGGCAAGGGCGAGCTTCGCCTTACCGGCCAGCTGGGCGACGTCATGAAGGAATCGGCCACCGCGGCGGTGTCATGGGTGCGCAGCAACTCGGTGCGCCTTGGCATCGATCACGACCAAATCCTCGCCTCGGATATTCATATTCACTTGCCGCAGGGCGGGATTAAGAAGGATGGCCCTTCGGCGGGCGTCGCGCTTACCTGCGCCGTGGTCTCGGTGCTCACCAAGCGCCCGATTCGCCACGACATTGCGCTCACGGGGGAAATCGACCTCCGCGGCCGCGTCATGCCGGTTGGCGGCATTAAAGAAAAGCTGCTCGGCGCCCACCGCGCCGGCTGCAAGATCGTGCTGCTGCCCGAGAAAAATCGCAACGACACGCTCGACCTGCCGGCCGAAGTCACCACCACCATGGAAATTCGTTTCATCAGCAAGGTCGATGAGGCGCTAGCCTTAGTGCTCGGCGATGCGCCGGCGACGACCGCGACCAGTGGCGGCATGATTCCGCCGCCGGTGACCACGCCCAAGGCTTCGACCCAGGGTCTGCCTACGTCGTAGGCTGCGGCGCCGCAGGCTGCGGCATCCGATAGCTCATCTGATAAATCGTGCCATCAAGCGAGAGGATGAGCAGCTCGCCAGTCGATGACTTTCCGAAGGCGACGATGTTGGCCGGCACCGTTGCCTGCGAAGCGAGCCACCCACTCCAGTCCAAATGGTGCCATCGTGGCCACTTGCTATCCCACGTCAAGCTTCGCAGCAACGGCTTGCAGAAATCGGCGTAAAAAAAGATTGGATGGCCGCCACCATGGCTGGGATAGTAACGCGACGTGAACGCGACGCCGCCCGACACCGAACACCCTTCCGCATGCGAATAGTCTGTTAACGGCGCAACAAACCCAGATAGGTCGCATTGCGGCGTCAGAAAGCAGTGGCGGCCCTCGGCGATGTTCCAGCCAAAATTGGCGCCTTGAAGGCTCTCATGCGCAACGGCATAAATGCTCTCGTAGCGATTCTGCCCGACGTCAGCGATAAACCACATCTGGGTGCCCGGATCGAAATCAAAGCGCCACGGATTGCGCAGGCCGCGGGCGACTATAGCGGGCGCGGCGATCGGGCCATCGACATCGAGACGCAGCAGCTTGCCGAGTAAGCTAGCCGAATTCTGAGCATTGCCGTGAGGATCGCCAGCAGCGCCACCATCTCCGGTGCCAACGTACAAGTCTCCTTCAGGTCCAAATACAAGGTGCCCGCCATTGTGGTTCTCGTAGGGTTGTTCGATGGAGAGCAGTTCGCGTTTTGAGGCGAGATCGATGGCTGTGGCGTCGCGATTGGCGGTTAGTTCCCACACCTTGGTCGCGCCCTCAAGATCGGTGAAGTTTACGTACAACTTGCGATTTTTGGCGAATTTCGGATGCAGCGCCAAGCCCAGTAGCCCTTGCTCCGTGCCCTTGCTGACCAGCGCGGTAAGATCGAGCACCGGCTTTGCGGCGAGCCGCGGCGATTCGCCAACCGCGAGGCGAAGCAGCCCACCTTTTTCAACGATGAGGTAGCCGTGCTTATAAGTTGGCAGCGCGATGACCGCCACGGGCTGCGAGAGACCGCCTAGCAGTGGCACCAAATGAATTGTTTGGATACTGCTGGCGAGCGGCTCTTCAGGGGCCAGCAGGGGCGGTGGTTGTGGCACGGTCACCGGCGTCGCATCTGCTGCTGTGCGCGCGGGCTCGGTTGATGAGGATCTACAGGCCGCGCCGGCCAAGCCTACGATCATTACAATTCGAATCATTGGTTACTCCATGTAGCGGATGACGCCGTCGGTAAATTGCACGGTGTTGGCCTTTCCGCCGAGGTCCGCGGTGCGCGTGGCATCGTCGCCCAGCGCGCGGAGCAGGCCGCGCTTCATGCGCGCGGCGGCCGCGGTCTGGCCCACGTGCTCAAGCAGCATCACTGCGGACATCGCAAGGCCCGTGGGGTTGGCAATACCCTTGCCGACGATATCGGGCGCGGTGCCGTGGACAGCCTCGAACATGGCGCAGCCGCCATCGCCGATGTTGGCAGCCGGCGCGACGCCAAGGCCGCCGATGAGCCCAGCGGTCAGGTCTGACAAGATATCGCCAAAGAGGTTCATGGTGACGATCATGTCAAACCGCTCGGGCTGGGTCACGAGCTTCATCGCGGTGGCGTCGACGATCATGTCGTCAAAGACAATATCTGCAAAGTCCTTAGCGACCTCGCGGCCGGTGTCTAGAAAAAGCCCATTGGAGAGCTTCATGATATTTGCTTTGTGCACCAAGGTGATTTTTTTGCGGCCGTGGCGGCGGGCGTAGTCAAATGCGTAACGGATGACGCGCTCCGAGGCGAACTTGGTGATGATCGCAATCGATTCGGCGGCGGTGCGGCGCGCGTCGACGTAGTGCTCAATGCCGGCGTACAAATCTTCGGTGTTTTCGCGCACCAGCACGATGTCGATACCGGAAAAGCGCGACGGCACGCCTGGAATAGACAACGCTGGCCGCACGTTGGCGAAGAGATCAAAATGCTGCCGCAAGGTCACATTGACCGAGCGGTAGCCGCCGCCAATCGGCGTCGCGAGCGGGCCCTTGAGCGCAAGCTGGTGCTGCTTAATGGAGTCGAGCGTCGCCTGGGGCAAGGGGTCGCCTACTTGCTCGACTGCGGTCGTGCCGGCCAATTGCCTATCCCACGCAACGCTGCCCCCGGCGGCGTCGATCATCTTGAGGGTAGCCGCCGCAATTTCCGGGCCGATGCCATTGCCTTCGATCAGCGTAACCGTTGGTTTTTCGGGGTAATTCACTCGCGCACCATAGCGCACGCCCCCACGTATTGGCACGCAAACGCCGCAAACTAATGTATACGCCGCAGATGCGAGCACGCGTTGGCAAGCCAGATTTGGCCGCGGAAATTCCACCCGAGTTTCCGCGGCCCTTGTTGCAAGATTTGCACTTGCTGACCCGCGAGGGGCACCTCAACGCGGACGCGCGGCGCAAGCTCAAGCAGATCCAGCACTTGATCGGCCTGCTCCGCCCAGCCTTGACCGACCTGCTGCAGCGCCACGCAGCGCCGACGGTCGTGGATTGCGGCGCAGGCAAGAGCTACCTCGGCTTTCTGCTCTATGCCGCGGTGCTCGCGCCGGCGGCCAAGGGCAGCTTGCTATCGATTGAGTCGCGCCCCGAGCTGTCCACCGCCGCACGCGAACGCGCCAATACCTACGGCTTTGACCGCTTCACCTCGGTGGCCGCCACCATCGCGCAGGCCGGCGCGGCCCTGCCCGAGCGCGTGCAGCTCGTTACCGCGCTGCATGCCTGCGATACCGCCACCGACGACGCGCTGGTCTTGGCGCTGCAAAAGCGCGCCGACTACATTGCGGTGGTGCCATGCTGCCAGGCCGAGGTCGCGCAGCTCCTAAAAACCGCCAAGGCCACGCCCGCGATGGCTTCGCTGGCAGACCACGCCTGGCACCGCCGCGAATTCGGCTCGCATCTGACGAATGTAATTCGCGCGTTGGTGCTCGAAGCAAACGGCTATCAAGTGACGGTCACCGAGCTCGCGGGGTGGGAGCATTCGCTAAAGAATGAGCTCATCTTGGCCAAGCGCGTGCAAGGCCACAACGCCAAGGCGGCCGCGCAGCTACGCGAACTCCTCACCGCGACCGGCGTCGAGCCGGCGCTGGTGCGCGCACTGCCGCCGCCTCAAGCTCCGCCTGCGCCTCAGGCCGCGCCCATCGTCTGAAGCCGCCATAGCGACGCATAGGTGCCACCGAGCGCCACGAGCGCATCGTGGGTGCCCTGTTCGACGATGGCGCCGCCCTCGAGCACACAGATGACATCGGCACGCCGCACGGTAGAAAGCCGGTGCGCAACGATCAAGGTTGTACGCCCCTGCGTAATACGCCCGAGCGAGCGTGCGATCGCCGCCTCGGTCTCATTGTCTACTGCGCTGGTCGCCTCATCCAAAATCAAGATGGCCGGATTGCGCACCAGCGCGCGCGCCAAGGCGATGCGTTGTCGTTGGCCGCCCGAGAGGCGCTGGCCGCGTTCGCCCACCTTGGTTTGGTAGCCGGCGGGCAGCGCGGTGATAAAATCGTGCGCCTCCGCGGCGCGCGCCGCCGCTTCGACCTCGGCCTCCGTGGCCGCCAGCCGCCCATAGCGGATGTTTTCGGCGATGGTCTCGTCGATCAGGAAGACGTCTTGCCCAACATAACCAATGGCCTCGCGCACCTCGGCGTCCGCCAGCGTCGCCAGCGAGGCGCCGCTCAGGGTGATCTGGCCCGCGGTCGGCGCATAGAACTTCATGAGCAGCTTCATCATCGTGCTCTTGCCCGATCCCGTGCCGCCGACGAGGCCGACCGTCTGCCCCGCCGCGACGCGTAGCGAAACGCCGCGCAGCACCGGCGCGGCGGCATCGTAGGCAAAGTCCACGGCCTCAAAAGTGAGATCGCCTTGCGCCAAAGGCCCTACCACCGCCGTGCCTCTCGGCATGACCAGCGGTGCATCGAGCAAGGCAAAGGCGCGCCCGATGGCCGCGACCGAGCGATTGTACATGTCGGTAACCTCCGCCAGGCGCGTTAGCGGCCACAGCAAGCGTTGGGTTAAAAAGACAAACACCGAGTACGCGCCCACCGCCATCTTGCCCTGCAGCGTCAAGTGGCCGCCAACCAGCAACGTCGCGACAAAGCCCGCCATGATCGCCATGCGAATAACCGGGGTGATGGCGCTCGCCAGGGTGATCGCGTCGCGATTAGCGGTCTGATAGGCGTTGCTATAGGCCGCAATGCGCGCATCCTCATGCGCCTCGCGGCCAAAGGCGCGAATCGTCGCGACGCCGCTAAGGTTGTTATTGACCACGCCGCTCAGCGCCGCGGCGGCCTCGCGCACGGCGCCGTAGCGCGTCCGCAACCGGGCCTGAAACCAATAGGCGCCGACGATAATAGCGGGAATCGGCAATAGCGCCCACACCGCGGTTTGCGGCGCGAGAATCACAAAGGCTAACCCACATAGCAACGTGCCGACAACGACTTGGATAATCTGCGAAATGCCATTATTGACGAAGCGCTCGAGCTGATTGATGTCCTCGCCAATCACCGACAACAGCGCGCCGGTTTGTTTGTCCTCGAAATACTGCAAATCAAGGCCCTGCACGTGGCGATAGACGTCCATCCGCAGATCGTGCTGCAAGGCCTGCGCGAGGTTGCGCCACGCCACCTCGTACCAGTATTCACACGCGCTTTCGCTGACCCACACGGCGACGGTTAGTGCTGCCAGCAGGTAGAGCTGTGACATCGAATCGACGATGCCAAATTGCGCAAGCCATGACGCCTCCTGGCGCACCACCACGTCGACGGCAACCCCAATTAACACCTCGGGCAAGACATCAAATAGCTTGTTGAGCACGGTGAAGATCACCGCGACGTTGATCTTGGCGCGGTACCGCGTCGCATACCGCCAGAGGCGCCAAAGTGGATGCATCCGCCCAACCTGCCCGATGGCCGCACCCCGGGCAAGTAGCCAGCCCGTGCGGCGCGGCAAGCAGCCTGCAAATTCGAGAATCTGCGCCCGCAAAACATGCGGCGCCTGGTTTACAAGCGCAGGCGGCGTGTGTAGTTTTCTCGCCCTAATCCCAGCCCGGGTAGCTCAGTCGGTAGAGCAGAGGACTGAAAATCCTCGTGTCGGCGGTTCGAT containing:
- a CDS encoding ABC transporter ATP-binding protein codes for the protein MHPLWRLWRYATRYRAKINVAVIFTVLNKLFDVLPEVLIGVAVDVVVRQEASWLAQFGIVDSMSQLYLLAALTVAVWVSESACEYWYEVAWRNLAQALQHDLRMDVYRHVQGLDLQYFEDKQTGALLSVIGEDINQLERFVNNGISQIIQVVVGTLLCGLAFVILAPQTAVWALLPIPAIIVGAYWFQARLRTRYGAVREAAAALSGVVNNNLSGVATIRAFGREAHEDARIAAYSNAYQTANRDAITLASAITPVIRMAIMAGFVATLLVGGHLTLQGKMAVGAYSVFVFLTQRLLWPLTRLAEVTDMYNRSVAAIGRAFALLDAPLVMPRGTAVVGPLAQGDLTFEAVDFAYDAAAPVLRGVSLRVAAGQTVGLVGGTGSGKSTMMKLLMKFYAPTAGQITLSGASLATLADAEVREAIGYVGQDVFLIDETIAENIRYGRLAATEAEVEAAARAAEAHDFITALPAGYQTKVGERGQRLSGGQRQRIALARALVRNPAILILDEATSAVDNETEAAIARSLGRITQGRTTLIVAHRLSTVRRADVICVLEGGAIVEQGTHDALVALGGTYASLWRLQTMGAA
- a CDS encoding SAM-dependent methyltransferase → MRARVGKPDLAAEIPPEFPRPLLQDLHLLTREGHLNADARRKLKQIQHLIGLLRPALTDLLQRHAAPTVVDCGAGKSYLGFLLYAAVLAPAAKGSLLSIESRPELSTAARERANTYGFDRFTSVAATIAQAGAALPERVQLVTALHACDTATDDALVLALQKRADYIAVVPCCQAEVAQLLKTAKATPAMASLADHAWHRREFGSHLTNVIRALVLEANGYQVTVTELAGWEHSLKNELILAKRVQGHNAKAAAQLRELLTATGVEPALVRALPPPQAPPAPQAAPIV
- a CDS encoding PQQ-dependent sugar dehydrogenase, whose translation is MIRIVMIVGLAGAACRSSSTEPARTAADATPVTVPQPPPLLAPEEPLASSIQTIHLVPLLGGLSQPVAVIALPTYKHGYLIVEKGGLLRLAVGESPRLAAKPVLDLTALVSKGTEQGLLGLALHPKFAKNRKLYVNFTDLEGATKVWELTANRDATAIDLASKRELLSIEQPYENHNGGHLVFGPEGDLYVGTGDGGAAGDPHGNAQNSASLLGKLLRLDVDGPIAAPAIVARGLRNPWRFDFDPGTQMWFIADVGQNRYESIYAVAHESLQGANFGWNIAEGRHCFLTPQCDLSGFVAPLTDYSHAEGCSVSGGVAFTSRYYPSHGGGHPIFFYADFCKPLLRSLTWDSKWPRWHHLDWSGWLASQATVPANIVAFGKSSTGELLILSLDGTIYQMSYRMPQPAAPQPTT
- a CDS encoding NAD-dependent isocitrate dehydrogenase codes for the protein MNYPEKPTVTLIEGNGIGPEIAAATLKMIDAAGGSVAWDRQLAGTTAVEQVGDPLPQATLDSIKQHQLALKGPLATPIGGGYRSVNVTLRQHFDLFANVRPALSIPGVPSRFSGIDIVLVRENTEDLYAGIEHYVDARRTAAESIAIITKFASERVIRYAFDYARRHGRKKITLVHKANIMKLSNGLFLDTGREVAKDFADIVFDDMIVDATAMKLVTQPERFDMIVTMNLFGDILSDLTAGLIGGLGVAPAANIGDGGCAMFEAVHGTAPDIVGKGIANPTGLAMSAVMLLEHVGQTAAAARMKRGLLRALGDDATRTADLGGKANTVQFTDGVIRYME
- the lon gene encoding endopeptidase La yields the protein MTKANQTGQYPVLPLRTEVHLPGTVAPLEIGREASIRAIESASKDDGFIVVIPQKNPSVREPGAKDLLDIGVRAHVVQVLRHGPNRLTAIVKFQDRVRIENVVAGEPFLVADVSVPAITSSLPEAELAKLAASARAHLVVISTDEAEAKGEKREGKEERSSEKSDKGEKKESKEPRLGKLDPASIAALTDASEIADLASQFVELERDDQTFLLCELDPALRLQKLLPEFERRATVLRIKADLGAELEGEIAKTQRERVLRDRARQIQEELGEADDNAEIDELRKRVDDSKMSPEARAAARKQLSRMSMMPSASPEYNIANTYVETLLDIPWGTYTDDRIDVPAARALLEVEHSGLDKVKKRILEFIAVRKLKPDKQGPILLLAGPPGVGKTSLGRSIATALGRKYVRISLGGVRDEAEVRGHRRTYIGALPGRIVAGLKKAGSMNPVFVLDEIDKMSSDMRGDPSSAMLEVLDPEQNGEFVDHYVEVPVDLSRVMFLATANNLESIPGPLFDRMELVELAGYTSLEKLAIAKNHLVAKQIGEHGLDNGRVAFPDESLLEIIHGYTREAGVRNLERELASVCRSAAVDIASDKTDAVTVDHERIERALGPVKYTKDSILLAPEVGRVMGLAWTPVGGEVLPIEARIYKGKGELRLTGQLGDVMKESATAAVSWVRSNSVRLGIDHDQILASDIHIHLPQGGIKKDGPSAGVALTCAVVSVLTKRPIRHDIALTGEIDLRGRVMPVGGIKEKLLGAHRAGCKIVLLPEKNRNDTLDLPAEVTTTMEIRFISKVDEALALVLGDAPATTATSGGMIPPPVTTPKASTQGLPTS